A genomic window from Populus alba chromosome 19, ASM523922v2, whole genome shotgun sequence includes:
- the LOC118045276 gene encoding TMV resistance protein N, with protein sequence MQKEKRKQSKDEDNDSSLRKRRKADLSKPVSFVSTAAKTEPESSRSRPEGAYDVFLSFRGEDTRKTFTDHLYTALVQAGIHTFRDDDELPRGEEISHHLLRAIEESRISIVVFSKGYASSRWCLNELVEILKCKNRKTGQIVLPIFFDIDPSDVRKQTASFAEAFVKHEERSQEKLVQEWRKALKEAGNLSGWNLNDMANGHEAKFIKEIIKDVFNKLSREYLSVPEHLVGMDLAHDILDFLSTATDDVCIAGIHGMPGIGKTTIAKVVFNQLYYRFEGSCFLSNINETSKQFNGLALLQKQLLHDILKQDVANINCVDRGKVLIKERLCRKRVLVVADDVAHLEQLNALMGERSWLGRGSRVIITTRDSSVLLKADQTYQIEELKPYESLQLFRWHALRDTKPTEDYMELSKDAVDYCGGLPLALEVMGACLSGKNRDGWKCVIEKLRRIPHRDIQGKLRISFDALDGEELRNAFLDIACFFIDRKKEYVAKVLGARCGYNPEVDLETLRERSLIKVNCFGKITMHDLFRDMGREVVRESSPKEPGKRTRIWNQEDAWNVLQQQKGTDVVEGLTLDVRASEAKSLSTRSFAKMKRLNLLQINGAHLTGSFKPLSTELMWICWLQCPLKYFPSDFTWDNLVVLDMQYSNLKELWKGQKILNRLKILNLSHSQHLIKTPNLHSTSLEKLKLKGCSSLVEVHQSIGNLKSLVILNLEGCWRLKILPESIGNVKSLKRLNISRCSQLEKLPERMGDIESLTELLADGIENEHFLSSIGQLKYVRRLSLCGYNSTPPSSSLISAGVLNWKRWLPTPFIEWITVKHLELSNGGLSDRAINCVDFRGLSALIELDLRGNKFSSLPSGIGFIPKLRCLYVHGCKYLRSILDLPSSLQTLGALYCKSLERVRIPIKSREDLHINLDESHSLEEIQGIKGLSNIFWCIRVDDRNQSPNKLQKSVIEAMCNGRHRYFIDSIPGEMPNWMGYRGEGCSLSFHIPPVFQGVVVWFVCPLEKDDHYYSRSDTIIIIIRNKRNGIQLFENEISNCIAGWIRYISRSEMAMEDYCGDDELELHIYSKPMKKLMALANSTWCGWYSDFLTESLFCNEMAKVRPYCGFVKAATPEEWSDYLYSTELTGRVEECGVHVIAEKLDSFEKSKVERDTVMPSPSSYHLLPHPHYGSIIASTPEQWSDYLFAKLHKYNLHIRLLGNNIYTKQSRGRDPFT encoded by the exons atgcaGAAAGAAAAACGCAAGCAATCCAAAGATGAAGACAACGATTCATCCTTGcggaagagaagaaaagctgACCTCAGTAAGCCTGTCAGTTTTGTCTCCACAG CTGCCAAGACAGAGCCAGAGTCTTCTCGATCTAGACCAGAAGGGGCCTATGATgtcttcttgagttttagaggagaAGACACTCGCAAGACATTTACAGATCATCTATATACTGCCTTGGTCCAAGCAGGAATCCACACTTttcgagatgatgatgaacttccgagaggagaagaaatctcCCATCATCTCCTTAGGGCAATTGAAGAATCAAGGATATCCATAGTTGTCTTCTCAAAAGGATATGCTTCTTCTAGATGGTGTCTCAATGAACTTGTAGAGATTCTTAAGTGCAAAAATAGGAAAACCGGTCAGATTGTTCTTCCTATATTCTTTGACATTGATCCTTCAGATGTGAGAAAACAGACTGCCAGTTTTGCAGAAGCATTTGTTAAACATGAAGAGCGTTCTCAAGAGAAGTTGGTGCAGGAGTGGAGAAAAGCTCTTAAGGAGGCTGGAAATCTATCTGGATGGAATCTGAATGATATGGCAAATGG GCATGaagcaaaatttatcaaagaGATTATCAAGGATGTGTTCAATAAATTAAGTCGCGAGTACTTATCTGTTCCTGAGCACCTAGTAGGTATGGATCTTGCTCATGATATTTTGGACTTTCTAAGTACTGCAACAGATGATGTATGCATTGCGGGCATACATGGGATGCCAGGAATAGGAAAGACGACAATAgcaaaagttgtatttaatcaACTCTACTACAGATTCGAGGGAAGCTGCTTTCTTTCGAATATCAatgaaacatcaaaacaattcaatggTCTGGCTCTTTTACAAAAGCAActtcttcatgatattttaaaacaagatgTTGCTAACATCAATTGTGTTGATAGAGGAAAGGTTCTGATCAAAGAGCGACTTTGTCGcaaaagagttcttgttgttgctgatgATGTGGCTCATCTGGAACAGCTGAATGCATTGATGGGAGAGCGAAGTTGGTTAGGTCGCGGAAGTAGAGTAATTATTACAACAAGAGATTCTAGTGTTCTACTTAAAGCAGATCAAACATATCAGATCGAAGAATTGAAACCATATGAGTCCCTTCAGCTTTTCCGATGGCATGCCTTGAGGGACACAAAGCCAACAGAAGATTATATGGAGCTTTCGAAGGATGCAGTTGATTACTGTGGAGGACTTCCTTTAGCTCTTGAGGTTATGGGTGCTTGTCTGTCCGGGAAAAACAGAGATGGTTGGAAATGTGTAATTGAAAAATTGAGAAGAATTCCACACCGCGATATTCAAGGAAAGCTTAGAATAAGTTTTGACGCACTGGACGGTGAAGAACTACGAAATGCATTCCTTGATATCGCTTGCTTCTTTATTGATAGAAAGAAAGAGTACGTCGCAAAAGTGCTAGGAGCCCGTTGCGGTTACAATCCAGAAGTTGATTTGGAAACTCTCCGTGAAAGGTCTCTGATTAAAGTTAATTGCTTTGGAAAGATAACCATGCATGATCTATTTCGAGACATGGGAAGGGAGGTCGTTCGTGAATCGTCTCCAAAAGAACCTGGAAAGAGGACCAGAATTTGGAATCAAGAGGATGCATGGAATGTACTTCAGCAGCAGAAG ggtacgGATGTTGTAGAGGGTCTTACACTGGATGTCAGAGCATCAGAAGCTAAATCACTGAGCACAAGATCATTTGCAAAAATGAAACGCTTAAATTTACTCCAAATCAATGGAGCACATCTCACCGGATCCTTCAAACCGCTTTCTACAGAGTTGATGTGGATTTGTTGGCTTCAATGTCCTTTGAAATATTTTCCATCTGATTTTACCTGGGATAATCTGGTTGTTCTTGATATGCAGTACAGTAACCTTAAAGAACTATGGAAGGGACAAAAG ATTCTCAATAGGCTAAAAATCCTTAATCTCAGTCATTCTCAGCACCTtattaaaacaccaaacttgCATAGTACAAGTCTAGAGAAACTAAAGCTGAAAGGTTGCTCGAGTTTAGTTGAAGTCCATCAATCTATTGGAAATTTGAAGAGCCTTGTTATCTTGAATTTGGAAGGATGTTGGAGGCTAAAGATTCTCCCTGAAAGCATTGGCAATGTAAAGTCTCTTAAACGTTTGAATATTTCTAGGTGTTCACAACTTGAGAAATTGCCAGAACGCATGGGTGACATTGAATCCTTAACCGAGCTGCTAGCCGATGGGATTGAAAATGAGCACTTTCTCTCTTCAATTGGACAATTAAAGTATGTCAGAAGGTTATCATTGTGTGGATACAATTCGACTCCACCAAGTTCTTCTCTGATTTCAGCAGGTGTTTTGAATTGGAAACGTTGGTTGCCAACACCTTTCATTGAATGGATAACAGTGAAACATCTTGAGCTTTCTAATGGTGGCTTGTCTGATCGTGCAATTAATTGTGTTGATTTTAGGGGTTTGTCCGCTCTAATCGAATTGGATCTAAGAGGAAACAAATTCTCTAGCCTGCCTTCTGGGATCGGTTTCATTCCCAAGCTAAGGTGCTTGTATGTTCACGGATGCAAATATCTTCGATCAATCCTGGATCTTCCCTCAAGTTTACAAACTTTAGGTGCGCTTTATTGCAAATCATTGGAAAGAGTAAGAATACCAATCAAGTCAAGAGAAGATCTCCATATAAATCTAGATGAAAGTCATTCGTTAGAAGAGATTCAAGGCATCAAAGGTCTAAGTAATATTTTCTGGTGTATTCGTGTTGATGACCGCAATCAGTCTCCAAATAAATTACAGAAGAGCGTTATTGAG gCAATGTGCAATGGTCGTCACCGGTATTTTATTGACAGCATTCCTGGTGAGATGCCAAATTGGATGGGCTACAGAGGAGAAGGATGCTCATTGTCATTCCATATACCTCCAGTCTTCCAAGGCGTAGTTGTTTGGTTTGTCTGTCCACTTGAGAAGGATGATCATTATTACTCACGGTCTgacactattattattattataagaaataaaagaaatggtattcaattgtttgaaaatgaaataaGTAATTGTATTGCGGGATGGATAAGATACATAAGTAGAAGTGAAATGGCAATGGAAGATTACTGTGGAGATGACGAATTGGAACTACACATATATTCAAAGCCAATGAAGAAATTGATGGCACTTGCCAATAGTACATGGTGCGGATGGTATTCAGATTTTCTTACAGAGTCACTGTTTTGCAATGAAATGGCAAAGGTTCGTCCCTATTGTGGTTTTGTTAAAGCAGCAACACCTGAGGAGTGGAGTGACTATTTATATTCAACAGAGTTAACGGGGCGCGTTGAAGAATGTGGGGTCCATGTGATCGCAGAGAAATTAGATTCATTTGAAAAGTCAAAAGTGGAAAGAGATACAGTGATGCCTTCACCATCGTCATATCATCTGCTTCCCCATCCCCATTATGGTTCAATTATAGCGTCTACACCAGAGCAATGGAGTGACTATTTATTTGCGAAGCTGCATAAATATAACCTCCATATAAGGCTTCTTG GGAACAACATATATACAAAGCAGTCAAGAGGAAGAGATCCTTTTACATAG